A genomic segment from Kwoniella shandongensis chromosome 8, complete sequence encodes:
- a CDS encoding succinate dehydrogenase [ubiquinone] iron-sulfur subunit, mitochondrial has translation MIRPATVLRSLPSSASTSRPFIAAAGRSFHASASTQLATPAEAKPSQIKEFKIYRWNPDTPSEKPTLQSYKVDLSQCGPMMLDALIKIKNELDPTLTFRRSCREGICGSCAMNIDGVNTLACLCRIPKDTKKESKIYPLPHMYIVKDLVPDLTLFYKQYKSIEPFLKNDNPPAQGEFLQSPEDRKKLDGMYECILCACCSTSCPSYWWNQDQYLGPAVLMQAYRWMADSRDSYGAERKEKMQNTMSLYRCHTIFNCSRTCPKGLNPAMAIAKMKLEMATES, from the exons ATGATTCGCCCCGCCACCGTTCTTCGATCGTTGCCTTCTTCCGCATCTACTTCTCGACCATTCATCGCTGCCGCGGGTCGATCTTTCCACGCCAGCGCAAGCACTCAACTCGCCACTCCTGCAGAGGCCAAACCTTCCCAGATCAAGGAATTCAAGATCTACCGATGG AACCCCGATACACCTAGTGAGAAGCCTACCCTGCAAAGCTATAAGGTCGATCTTTCTCAATGTGGTCCTATGATGCTCGATGCTCTG atcaagatcaagaacgaGCTCGACCCTACTCTCACTTTCCGACGATCGTGTCGAGAGGGTATTTGCGGTTCATGCGCCATGAACATTGACGGTGTCAACACTCTCGCTTGTCTCTGTAGAATCCCCAAGGATACTAAGAAGGAGAGCAAGATCTACCCTTTGCCTCACA TGTACATCGTCAAGGATCTGGTGCCCGATCTTACTCTTTTCTA CAAGCAATACAAGTCTATCGAGCCTTTCCTTAAGAACGACAACCCCCCTGCCCAGGGCGAGTTCCTCCAATCCCCCGAGGACAGAAAGAAGTTGGATGGAATGTACGAGTGTATCCTCTGTGCTTGTTGTTCGACCTCTTGTCCTTCT TACTGGTGGAACCAAG ACCAATATCTCGGTCCCGCCGTATTGATGCAGGCGTACAGATGGATGGCTGATTCACGA GACTCTTACGGTGCTgagcgaaaggagaagatgcaAAACACCATGTCTCTCTACCGATGCCACACTATCTTCAAC TGTTCTCGAACATGTCCCAAGGGTCTCAACCCCGCCATGGCGATTGCcaagatgaagttggagatggcCACCGAGTCATAG
- a CDS encoding malate dehydrogenase, NAD-dependent produces the protein MFSRQVTKNTSVLARGFASSARANRKVAVLGAAGGIGQPLSLLLKSDSLVTGLSLYDIRGAPGVAADVSHVNTNSEVKGYEKDDLKDALTGAEVIIIPAGVPRKPGMTRDDLFNTNASIVRDLAEAVAEYAPKASIGIISNPVNSTVPIFAEVLKKKGVFDEKKLFGITTLDVVRASRFLGEIKKADPKDVKVTVVGGHSGVTIVPLLSQTAHGKGVDGETYKALVNRIQFGGDEVVKAKAGTGSATLSMAYAGARFTNSLIRALNGETGVVEPTFVKSPLYESEGVEYFASNVELGTEGVKKINPVGELTAEEQELLKACLPDLAKNIKKGVEFVNSA, from the exons ATGTTCTCTCGTCAAGTTACCAAAAACACCTCGGTCCTCGCTAGAGGTTTCGCATCTTCCGCCAGGGCCAACAGGAAGGTTGCGGTCCTCGGTGCtgcgg GCGGTATCGGTCAACCcctgtccctcctcctcaagtcCGACTCCCTCGTCACCGGTTTATCACTCTACGATATCCGAGGCGCACCCGGTGTTGCTGCTGATGTCTCTCACGTCAACACCAACTCCGAGGTCAAGGGTtacgagaaggacga CCTCAAGGACGCCCTCACCGGTGCcgaggtcatcatcatccccgCTGGTGTCCCCCGAAAGCCCGGAatgac CCGAGACGACCTTTTC AACACCAACGCCTCTATCGTCCGTGACCTCGCCGAGGCCGTTGCCGAGTACGCCCCCAAGGCTTCCATCGGTATCATCTCCAACCCCGTCAACTCTACCGtccccatcttcgccgaggtcctcaagaagaagggcgtctttgacgagaagaa GCTCTTCGGTATCACCACCCTTGACGTCGTCCGAGCTTCCCGATTCCTCGgtgagatcaagaaggccgaCCCCAAGGACGTCAAGGTCACCGTTGTCGGTGGTCACTCCGGTGTCACCATCgtccccctcctctcccaaacCGCTCACGGTAAGGGTGTTGACGGCGAGACCTACAAGGCTTTGGTTAACCGAATCCAGTTCGGTGGTGACGAGGTCGTCAAGGCCAAGGCCGGTACCGGTTCCGCTACTCTCTCCATGGCTTACGCCGGTGCCCGATTCACCAACTCTCTCATCCGAGCTTTGAACGGTGAGACCGGTGTTGTCGAGCCCACTTTCGTCAAGTCCCCCTTGTACGAGTCTGAGGGCGTCGAGTACTTTGCCTCCAACGTCGAGCTCGGTACCGAGggtgtcaagaagatcaaccCTGTCGGTGAGCTCACCGCCGAGGAGCAGGAGTTGCTCAAGGCTTGTCTTCccga CCTTGCCAAGAACATCAAGAAGGGTGTTGAGTTCGTCAACAGCGCCTAA